Sequence from the Meiothermus sp. CFH 77666 genome:
GCCGCCACTTGTTGAGGCTGTTCTCGGTAGTGCCGTAGCGGCGGCACAGTTCTGCCGCGCTGCTCTCACCCTTGAGCAGGCTCAGTACAATGGCCACCTTCTCCTCGACACTGCGCTCTTTAGGTTTCAACTTACCCATGCTTCACCCCTTACCCATACTAGGTGGTCTCGCTTTGGTGAAGCACTACAGCGGGATATCTACCCCCTACGACTCGAACCCTTTCCTACCCTGAGGATGAGCGGTTCGACCCCGGGGGAGGGTTTGCTCAACATCGTGGGCGATGTGAAGATGGCCGGGTATTGGTGGCCGACGCCCAGATGTTCAACCGTATCGCCATGCGCTCGCTCCACGGGATGGACGTCCCCTTCCTGGCACGCATTCGCAGCCATAGCAAGGTCTGGTTTGAGCAGACCTACCTGTGTATTCGAGACCTGGCCGAACGGTACCGTCCCGATAAGGCTCGCTACTACCCCCGTTTTGGCTGGTATGCCAAGAAGCTAGGGGTCTTCTTGCCAGCAGTGGGCCCCCTCTACCTGTTGCTGGTCTGGAAGCCGCAGGGGTACGGGTTCGGGCTCATGGCCCTGGTCACTACCCTGGATCAGGGCATGCAGAGCTTGCTCAGTATCTGGAAACTGCGCTGGCAGGAGGAGGTAGCGCACCGGATATACAAGCAAAATCTGGGGCTGTCCAGGTGCCAGTGTCGTAAGTTCGCCTCCCAGGTCAAGCACGCTGACCTGGTGCTACAGGCATTCCATCTGGTCAGGGCCGAGCGGGCCAGGGCCAACGCCCCTCCCTTAGATTGGCGCCTGGCCCAGCGCAGGGCTGCACTGAAACTCAAATATCGCCTACTGACCGAGCAAAGTCCTTTGGGGGCTTGACAAACACCCTGAGTATCGATGTTGATGTGAATACCGGAAACTTCTATCCATGTTTCCTCCTTAAGAAGCGAAGGGGTGGCCCAGGTCACCCCCTGGTGCTATCTCCCTTCCTCAGAAGGGAATGTACTCGATGATCCCCTCAAGCTCGCCCTCATGGGCGCACTCCAGGATCAGTTCCAACGTGCGAAGAACTTCTCCGGTGCTCGCCCCGCGCCGGATGAGCAGCAATCCGGGTATGGGCTCTCCCGCTTCGATGCGCCGGGCAGCCTCCAGGCTCATGGTGGCCCTGTCCCAGGCCAGCACCATCGGATCCGGCGCTCCGGTGAGGCCCACGTCCACTACCCGCACCACGTCGAGTCCTGGATGCACACGAAGAAGGCCGCGCAAAATGGCGGCCTCGAGGTTCTCGTCCAGCAGAAGCTTCATCCGCTCCGCCCTTCCAGCCGTTCACGCAGGGGGGTGGAGCGGTAGCCTCGGGTCTTCTCTTCCGCTTCCCTGGCTCGTACCCCCTGCCGCTCCAGGTACACTTCCACCTCCGCCGGATGGCGCAGGACGTAAGCCAGCACTGCGTAGAGATCAGCCAGGGCCAGGCTCGGGTAGGCCAGGGCCATCTCCTCTGGGGAGTACCCCTGGCGGTAGAGGTCTACCAGGTCTTCCAGGAAGACCCGGCTGCCCTCCACATAGAGGTCGCCCGCCTCGTTTTGGGCCAGGGGTACCCGCTCGGTGAGGATCATGGTTTCAGTATAGCGGTTGCTCAAGCAGCTTTAGCCGCCAGCGTCCGAACCAGCCTTCTCTTCTCCCCCCGCTCCAGCAGCACCACGGCCAGCAGGTGCATGCAGGTGTGCCCTTTGGCTGCGTCG
This genomic interval carries:
- a CDS encoding DUF433 domain-containing protein — protein: MILTERVPLAQNEAGDLYVEGSRVFLEDLVDLYRQGYSPEEMALAYPSLALADLYAVLAYVLRHPAEVEVYLERQGVRAREAEEKTRGYRSTPLRERLEGRSG
- a CDS encoding DUF5615 family PIN-like protein produces the protein MKLLLDENLEAAILRGLLRVHPGLDVVRVVDVGLTGAPDPMVLAWDRATMSLEAARRIEAGEPIPGLLLIRRGASTGEVLRTLELILECAHEGELEGIIEYIPF